Proteins encoded in a region of the Raphanus sativus cultivar WK10039 unplaced genomic scaffold, ASM80110v3 Scaffold0513, whole genome shotgun sequence genome:
- the LOC130502337 gene encoding ARGOS-like protein → MIREIPSLQNDTVSIQDHTQSHIKNRNTMDMRRDNRKDMTFRGPTQAPQMMSKQEYFQALSSQNSTRRLITKSSYFSLESMVVLVGLTASLLFLPLILPPLPPPPSMLLLIPIVIMVLLMVLALMPSSNAKHVTTTNYM, encoded by the coding sequence ATGATCCGTGAAATCCCCAGTCTACAAAACGACACCGTAAGCATTCAAGATCATACTCAGAGCCACATCAAGAACAGAAACACCATGGACATGAGAAGAGATAACCGAAAAGACATGACCTTTCGTGGACCAACTCAAGCTCCTCAGATGATGAGTAAGCAAGAATATTTTCAGGCATTGTCGTCTCAGAACAGTACGAGGAGGCTAATAACTAAATCGAGTTACTTTAGTTTGGAGTCAATGGTTGTCCTTGTTGGTCTCACAGCATCGCTCTTGTTCCTTCCCTTGATTCTTCCACCGttgcctcctcctccttccaTGCTGCTTCTGATTCCTATTGTGATTATGGTCTTGCTTATGGTTCTTGCTTTAATGCCTTCTTCTAATGCCAAACATGTAACAACTACTAATTACATGTAA